The following coding sequences lie in one Lolium perenne isolate Kyuss_39 chromosome 2, Kyuss_2.0, whole genome shotgun sequence genomic window:
- the LOC127329324 gene encoding B3 domain-containing protein Os03g0212300-like, which yields MFIVVLKGDPLVIQRLLHKFAEFVADNEPASLHLQEAACDCCRWPVDVLFDGRGNMYLHTGWEKFARYHDLEAGCVLTFSYLGEGDMSVKVFDETRCRRHYHGDTDEEDD from the coding sequence ATGTtcatcgtcgtcctcaagggTGACCCACTCGTCATCCAGAGGCTACTACACAAGTTTGCCGAGTTCGTCGCCGACAACGAGCCAGCCTCGCTACATCTGCAGGAGGCTGCCTGCGATTGCTGCCGGTGGCCGGTGGACGTGCTCTTCGATGGGCGCGGCAATATGTACCTCCACACTggttgggagaagttcgcgcgctaccacgaCCTCGAAGCCGGCTGCGTGCTCACATTCTCCTACCTTGGCGAGGGTgatatgagcgtcaaggtgttcgacgagacgcgaTGCCGCCGACACTACCATGGCGACACCGATGAGGAGGACGATTGA